From a single Parambassis ranga chromosome 2, fParRan2.1, whole genome shotgun sequence genomic region:
- the LOC114432089 gene encoding A-kinase anchor protein 9-like — MAGKESEFERCLDELENTKTALESCKSEIESCKLQLENEQKELESCKSELATSRQKERMSSNEIMQLMGTVEELQKRCHRGSLSESDTIQKMEVETVRKLELLRAELDEMYGQQIVQMKQELNLQHSERMQQLTEQHQAEMELLKVQQLSQSSTSSSAEVETLNAKVGELQEMLAQSQAMQDRARYELHRVVQEKTTLQAKVENLLQELNIAKEKVEQVSQSLITQERKQGELQQLQETIDNLRSELSAAQEAAQEAETKHESETTNYKIKLEMLEREKDAVLDRMAESQEAELERLRTQLLFSHEEELTQLKEDLQRENFLNTENLLNEAAIKHEKVLDELRSGYEEELRLLQREKTSFSAERDELLHQIFGLKEDLKLALHSSKADELVQQLQELQVELEELRKGGEERARMEREIQTLLKKTEILENQTKEKDNKLREHELAKETLVESNNTLKEELDSHVMKIETLTAENSQMQQQVVQLREEVEKQRTTFSFAEKNFEVNYQELKEEYTCLIEAKTQLEDRTLKETLEFEAKISGLQLQIRELEDSRRDIKTEDLNTNSKAVVEKDSNELMEKLNVTLNEKESLAGRLSEVTEQLMSTESKVGQLEEELMKLRQENAKVIAQSESLGKELEKKQEIIREQMRGQDAQRKAKLREEEQAVETVCSWRILTFRFNLYKRKRAGKEDSTDGYQGDGGRDYISKGGECRLQMEAQRISLSQLHAAQMELLQEETHVRTHSLELKLQSLKDHSDQDEQKVFKYQSLIQAVSEECSEIILSCTEIFSRLPLSPSTSKDPEERPASVNLQRLRAEAQEKQHQLEESHRQEMEHLRAHYQQQATETEERYATELFVLQQRLQEVTGNETHYSLSSVAESSSERWRSTRRAKGPK, encoded by the exons ATGGCTGGAAAGGAATCTGAGTTTGAAAGATGCCTGGATGAGCTTGAGAACACTAAGACTGCCTTAGAAAGTTGTAAAAGTGAAATAGAGAGTTGTAAATTACAGTTAGAGAATGAGCAAAAGGAATTAGAAAGCTGTAAGAGTGAACTTGCAACCTCCAGACAGAAGGAGCGAATGTCATCTAATGAAATCATGCAACTCATGGGCACAGTGGAAGAACTGCAGAAGCGTTGTCATCGGGGCAGCCTGTCTGAGAGTGACACCATCCAAAAGATGGAGGTAGAGACTGTGAGGAAGCTTGAACTTCTCAGGGCAGAGCTGGATGAGATGTATGGCCAGCAAATCGTCCAGATGAAGCAGGAGCTTAATTTGCAGCATTCAGAAAGAATGCAGCAACTGACTGAGCAACATCAAGCTGAGATGGAGCTTCTTAAAGTGCAACAACTGTCCCAAAGttccaccagcagctctgctgaaGTGGAAACTCTTAATGCTAAGGTCGGGGAGCTTCAAGAGATGTTAGCGCAATCTCAAGCAATGCAGGATAGAGCAAGATATGAGCTTCATCGGGTTGTCCAAGAGAAGACCACCCTTCAGGCCAAGGTTGAAAATCTTCTTCAGGAACTTAATATTGCTAAAGAAAAAGTGGAGCAGGTCTCCCAGAGTCTTATCACTCAGGAAAGGAaacaaggtgaactgcagcagctccaggagACCATTGACAATCTGAGGAGcgagctgtctgctgctcaggaAGCTGCACAAGAGGCAGAAACAAAACACGAATCTGAAACAACCAATTATAAGATCAAATTGGAgatgttggagagagagaaagatgctGTGCTGGACCGTATGGCGGAATCACAGGAAGCAGAGCTAGAACGTCTGAGGACTCAGCTTCTGTTTAGCCACGAGGAGGAGCTCACCCAACTTAAGGAAGATTTACAAAGAGAGAACTTCTTGAACACAGAGAACCTTCTCAATGAAGCTGCTATCAAACACGAGAAGGTGTTGGATGAGCTGCGCAGTGGTTATGAAGAAGAACTGCGTTTGTTACAAAGAGAGAAGACAAGTTTTTCTGCTGAGCGAGATGAACTTTTGCACCAAATCTTCGGACTCAAAGAGGATTTGAAGCTGGCTTTGCACAGCTCTAAGGCAGATGAACTTGTCCAGCAGCTGCAAGAGCTTCAAGTAGAGCTTGAGGAACTCagaaagggaggagaagaaCGGGCTAGAATGGAGAGAGAAATTCAGACACTACTGAAAAAGACAGAGATACttgaaaaccaaacaaaagagAAGGACAACAAACTGAGGGAACACGAACTGGCGAAGGAGACACTGGTTGAGTCTAATAACACTTTGAAAGAAGAGTTGGACTCACATGTTATGAAAATTGAGACACTCACAGCAGAGAACAGTCAGATGCAACAACAAGTAGTCCAGCTCAGAGAGGAAGTTGAGAAACAGAGGACAACCTTTTCTTTTGCTGAAAAGAATTTTGAGGTGAACTATCAGGAGCTCAAGGAGGAATACACATGCCTCATTGAGGCAAAAACACAGTTAGAAGACAGGACCCTGAAGGAGACCCTTGAGTTTGAGGCAAAAATTTCCGGTCTTCAGTTACAGATTCGAGAGCTGGAGGATAGCAGGAGAGATATCAAAACTGAAGACTTGAATACAAACAGTAAAGCTGTAGTAGAAAAAGACTCGAATGAGCTAATGGAAAAGCTTAATGTTACTTTAAATGAGAAGGAAAGCCTGGCTGGAAGGCTTTCTGAAGTTACAGAACAACTGATGTCTACAGAAAGCAAAGTGGGACAGCTGGAAGAAGAGCTGATGAAACTTAGACAGGAAAATGCAAAGGTCATTGCCCAAAGTGAAAGCCTAGGGAAGGAACTGGAAAAGAAGCAAGAGATTATAAGAGAACAGATGAGAGGGCAGGATGCCCAGAGAAAAGCTAAGCTCCGGGAAGAAGAGCAAGCTGTTGAGACAGTGTGCTCTTGGAGGATTCTCACCTTCAGATTCAATCTCTACAAGAGGA AGAGGGCCGGTAAGGAGGACTCCACAGACGGGTACCAGGGAGACGGAGGCAGAGACTACATCAGCAAAGGG GGTGAGTGCAGACTGCAGATGGAGGCCCAGCGCATCAGTCTCTCTCAGCTTCATGCTGCCcagatggagctgctgcaggaggagacgcATGTTCGCACACACTCACTGGAGCTCAAACTGCAGAGCCTCAAAGACCACAGTGACCAGG ATGAACAAAAAGTCTTCAAATACCAGAGTTTGATACAAGCTGTGTCTGAAGAATGCAGTGAGATTATTCTG AGCTGTACAGAGATCTTCAGCAG GTTGCCCTTAAGTCCCTCAACAAGCAAAG ATCCGGAGGAGCGGCCTGCTTCAGTGAACTTGCAGAGGCTGAGGGCTGAGGCTCAGGAGAAGCAGCACCAGCTGGAGGAGAGTCACAGGCAGGAGATGGAACATCTCAGAGCACACTACCAGCAGCAGGCTACAGAGACGGAGGAGCGGTATGCCACTGAGCTCTTTGTGCTGCAGCAACGGCTGCAGGAGGTCACAGGCAACGAGACTCACTACAG CCTATCCAGCGTTGCAGAGTCAAGTTctgagaggtggaggagcaCACGGAGGGCTAAAG GACCTAAGTGA
- the LOC114432094 gene encoding A-kinase anchor protein 9-like, whose translation MSVEFAQQTELARINKRACQTSTSMQTQSDEEELEETEEKEEQTPVASPTTGVWLEVVEKERLKRELEERTAEIRKLKEELQKSELEQALKKTEDVEGKVEEEPGRFETTTQAVGRPLTAQDDGESSDKDAERHLLRKANKNLSQVLLEILKTTAAAEETMGLHIQSWSDASSGVQLPHSTTQGATWQFAAEDLSMWSKEMEDGEGLEVFQQLLLGPEPQLKNEEFVRNISSRLKTALEKMLMAISNTTDQVKMKGLNCLTLVSGLYSAIDWLD comes from the exons ATGTCTGTGGAGTTTGCACAGCAGACTGAGCTGGCTCGAATCAACAAACGTGCCTGTCAGACAAGCACCTCCATGCAGACCCAGTCGGATGAAGAGGAGTTGGAAGAGacggaggagaaagaggagcagacTCCTGTAGCTTCCCCCACCACAGGCGTCTggctggaggtggtggagaaAGAGAGGCTGAAAAGGGAGCTGGAAGAGAGGACTGCTGAGATCAGAAAGTTAaaggaagagctgcagaaatCAGAATTGGAGCAG GCCTTAAAGAAGACAGAAGATGTGGAAGGAAAAGTTGAGGAAGAGCCAGGCAGGtttgaaacaacaacacaggcgGTGGGGCGACCCTTGACAGCACAAGATGATGGAGAGTCTTCTGATAAGGATGCTGAAAG GCACCTGTTGCGTAAAGCCAACAAGAATCTCTCTCAGGTTCTGCTTGAAATCCTGaagaccacagcagcagcagaggaaactaTGGGCCTACACATACAGAGTTGGAGTGATGCTTCCAGTGGAGTGCAGCTGCCCCACTCCACCACACAGGGTGCAACCTGGCAGTTTGCTGCAG AAGACCTGAGCATGTGGTCCAAAGAGATGGAGGATGGCGAGGGTCTGGAAGtgttccagcagctgctgcttggGCCTGAGCCTCAGCTCAAGAACGAGGAATTTGTAAGGAACATCAGCAGTCGACTCAAGACCGCACTCGAGAAGATGTTGATGGCCATCAGCAATACCACTGACCAGGTAAAAATGAAGGGGTTAAATTGTTTAACATTAGTGTCTGGACTTTATAGTGCGATTGACTGGCTTGATTAA